The stretch of DNA GGCCGATCTTCATCATCTCGGCCCTGCTGATCGTGCTGCTGGTGATCATCGCGATCTTCCCCGGCCTCTTCACCGACGCCGACCCGCGCAAGGCCGACCTGGTCAACAACTACCTGAAGAAGCCCGACTGGTCGGACGTGTTCGGGGCCGGCTGGTTCGGCTACGACGGCCAGGGCCGGTCGATCTACGCCCGGGTGCTCTACGGCGCCCGCGCCTCGATCACCGTCGGCATCTGCGTCACCGCCGGCGTGACCCTGCTCGGCGGGCTCACCGGCATGGTGGCGGGCTACTTCGGCGGCTGGGTGGATTCGGTGATCTCCCGGATCATCGACATCTTCTTCGGCATCCCGCTGCTGCTCGGCGCCCTGGTGCTGCTCAACGCCTTCACCACCCGCAACGTCTGGAGCGTGGTCATCGCGCTGGCCGTGCTCGGCTGGACCCAGCTGGCCCGCGTCATGCGCGGTGCGGTGATCACCGTCAAGCAGGCCGACTACGTGGTGGCCGGCAAGGCGCTGGGCGCGGGCACCAACCGCCTGATGTTCCGGCACATCCTGCCGAACGCGGTGGCCCCGGTGATCGTGGTCGCCACCATCGCGCTCGGCGGCTACATCGCGGCCGAGGCGACGCTGAGCTTCCTCGGCATCGGCCTCCAGGACCCGACCATCTCCTGGGGCGTGGACATCTCCTCGGCCCAGAAGGTGATCCGCACGGCTCCGTTCGCGCTGTTCTTCCCGGCCGCCGCACTGTCCGTGACGGTGCTGGCCTTCATCATGCTGGGCGACGCCGTGCGCGACGCCCTCGACCCGAAGCTGCGCTGAGAGGGGCCCGGCAACCATGACCACAGCGGTCGAGACCGGCAAGCCCGCCCGGGAGGCGCCCTACCAGGGGCCGCTGCTCGACGTGCGGGACCTGCACGTGGAGTTCAAGACCCGGGACGGCGTGGCCCGGGCCGTCAACGGCGTCAACTACTCGGTGAGCGCGGGCGAGACGCTCGCGGTGCTCGGCGAATCCGGCTCCGGCAAGTCCGTCACCGCGCAGGCGATCATGGGCATCCTGGACATGCCCCCGGCCCGGATCCCCAAGGGGGAGATCCTCTACCGGGGCCAGGACATGCTCAAGCTGTCCAAGGAGGAGCGCCGGCAGATCCGCGGCCAGAAGATCGCGATGATCTTCCAGGACGCGCTCTCCTCGCTCAACCCCGTCCTGAGCGTCGGCTTCCAACTGGGCGAGATGTTCCGCGCCCACCGGGGTGTCTCCCGCAAGGAGGCCAAGGCCAAGGCGATCGAGCTGATGGACCGGGTCCGCATCCCCGCCGCCGCCCAGCGGGTGGGGGACTACCCGCACCAGTTCTCCGGCGGTATGCGCCAGCGCATCATGATCGCCATGGCGCTGGCCCTGGAGCCGGACCTGATCATCGCCGACGAGCCCACCACGGCCCTGGACGTCACCGTCCAGGCGCAGGTGATGGACCTGCTGGCGGAGCTGCAGGCCGAGTACCACATGGGCCTGATCCTGATCACCCACGACCTCGGCGTGGTCGCCGACGTGGCCGACAAGATCGCGGTGATGTACGCCGGCCGGATCGTCGAGACCGCCCCCGTGCACGAGCTCTACGCCAACCCGGCGCACCCGTACACCCGAGGGCTGCTCGACTCCATCCCGCGCCTGGACCA from Kitasatospora sp. MMS16-BH015 encodes:
- a CDS encoding ABC transporter ATP-binding protein, producing MTTAVETGKPAREAPYQGPLLDVRDLHVEFKTRDGVARAVNGVNYSVSAGETLAVLGESGSGKSVTAQAIMGILDMPPARIPKGEILYRGQDMLKLSKEERRQIRGQKIAMIFQDALSSLNPVLSVGFQLGEMFRAHRGVSRKEAKAKAIELMDRVRIPAAAQRVGDYPHQFSGGMRQRIMIAMALALEPDLIIADEPTTALDVTVQAQVMDLLAELQAEYHMGLILITHDLGVVADVADKIAVMYAGRIVETAPVHELYANPAHPYTRGLLDSIPRLDQKGQELFAIKGLPPNLLRVPPGCAFNPRCPRAQDICRQEIPMLFPVTEEDGAELPGRASACFFWKETLHDA
- a CDS encoding ABC transporter permease, whose amino-acid sequence is MPDDLNDPKRPTPPLGNAHLDYVGNQGLAVEQDTLTEPDPAKREEARSLWGDAWRDLRRRPIFIISALLIVLLVIIAIFPGLFTDADPRKADLVNNYLKKPDWSDVFGAGWFGYDGQGRSIYARVLYGARASITVGICVTAGVTLLGGLTGMVAGYFGGWVDSVISRIIDIFFGIPLLLGALVLLNAFTTRNVWSVVIALAVLGWTQLARVMRGAVITVKQADYVVAGKALGAGTNRLMFRHILPNAVAPVIVVATIALGGYIAAEATLSFLGIGLQDPTISWGVDISSAQKVIRTAPFALFFPAAALSVTVLAFIMLGDAVRDALDPKLR